One window of the Sebastes umbrosus isolate fSebUmb1 chromosome 1, fSebUmb1.pri, whole genome shotgun sequence genome contains the following:
- the crbn gene encoding protein cereblon isoform X2 encodes MADERGGGEDNINDNMGNQLHLLPDNEEEEEEDDMETEDRDSEDAEKPTLITFDPSLPTSHAYLGSDMEEFHGRTVHDEDSCQTIPVLPHTAVMLVPGQTLPLQLFRPQEVSMMRSVIQKDRTFAVLAHSDAAEPEAEFGTTAEIYAYREEQEYGIETVKVKAVGRQRFKVHEIRTQADGIRQAKVQILPERILPDPLSAVQLAPLSRLHMHPSSKPPTQSCKQAQRWWHNYQQRKFHCANLTPWPPWVYALYDSESLMNRVKKQLHEWDENLKDDSLPTNAVDFSYRVAACLPIDDVLRLQLLKIGSAIQRLRCELDIMDRVEAFTVHLTQPVKIFNLHRVNPERSTQTLKAVHVPVL; translated from the exons ATGGCTGACgagaggggaggaggtgaaGACAACATCAACGACAACATGGGCAACCAGTTACATCTTCTACCAG acaatgaggaagaggaggaggaagatgacaTGGAGACTGAGGACCGAGACAGTGAGGATGCAGAGAAGCCCACCCTCATCACCTTTGACCCCAGTCTCCCTACATCACATGCT TACCTGGGTTCCGACATGGAGGAATTTCACGGCCGTACAGTCCACGATGAAGACAGCTGTCAGACCATCCCTGTGCTGCCACACACAGCTGTGATGCTGGTGCCAGGTCAGACGCTGCCTCTGCAGCTGTTCAGGCCGCAGGAGGTCAGCATGATGCGAAGCGTCATCCAGAAAGACCGCACCTTTGCTGTGCTCGCACACAG TGATGCAGCCGAGCCGGAGGCAGAGTTTGGGACAACAGCTGAAATTTATGCCTACCGAGAAGAGCAGGAATATGGGATTGAAACTGTCAAAGTGAAAGCTGTGGGGAGGCAGAGGTTCAAGGTCCATGAGATAAGAACTCAAGCAGACGG GATCAGACAAGCCAAAGTACAGATCCTTCCAGAACGAATCCTTCCAGATCCCCTCTCTGCCGTGCAGCTAGCGCCCCTCTCCAGGCTCCACATGCACCCCTCCTCCAAACCCCCGACTCAGAGCTGCAAACAGGCCCAGCGCTGGTGGCATAACTACCAACAG AGGAAGTTTCACTGTGCCAATCTGACGCCATGGCCGCCCTGGGTCTACGCACTCTACGACTCT GAGTCGCTCATGAACAGAGTGAAGAAACAGCTCCATGAATGGGACGAGAATCTGAAGGACGACTCTCTCCCTACGAACGCCGTAG ACTTTTCCTACAGAGTGGCGGCCTGTCTGCCCATAGATGACGTTCTGCGGCTCCAGCTGCTGAAGATTGGCAGTGCCATACAGAGACTTCGCTGTGAGCTGGACATCATGGACCGG GTAGAGGCcttcactgttcatttaactcaGCCAGTCAAAATCTTCAACCTGCATAGAGTGAACCCAGAACGCAGCACACAGACTCTGAAAGCAG tgcACGTCCCTGTGCTGTAA